Below is a genomic region from Telmatobacter sp. DSM 110680.
GAAGATAAAGCACGCGATGCGCATTAATGGCTTGCTGCAATGCGGCAGTGTCATCCGATGTTCCATCGCCCTTCACTCCCAACGTATGTACATTCACCCATTCACTGCTCGGCGGTAGCGGTGGAATCGCGGACGGAAGCGGTGCGGGTAACGAAGAGAGCGATGCAGCCTCGTACTTCATCCCGATGGAGCCCATTCGCCCTTCGCCCGGAACGATCAACCCGTAAGTGAAGTTCTTCACTACGTAAACCGCGCCCTTTCCGGCGATCGTCTTTTCACTCTCGCGCAGTTTGGCGAAGACCGGTGCGTTGCTGAGCACTGCATTTTCGAATCCGATCTCCGTCAAGGGGCTCTTCTCCAGGCTTATCGTCACCACCGGACCGCTGAGGTTTTCGAATCGCGAATCTTTAACCCAAAGCTGATCCGGATAGCCCTCATCGATATCGATCGCCTTTGGCACGTCGCGAAACGTATCGCGGATCAACGTCAATCCAGCTTCATGCTCGCGGATGGCTGCTTCCCGTTGCCCCTCAAAGACCGAGTCAATCAGCGTAAACTGCCAGGCCGGCGAGGTCTTCTCCGTCAGAATTCCATAGCGCCCTCCAAAGAAATGCAGATCTTCCGCCTCGTTCCCCGCCTGATATATACCGGCCAGCCCTGATCCAAGATGAAAATCCATGTGAGTCAGAAACGAGTGTTGCGCCACATGGAACCGCACTGCAACAGCAGCAGGATTACCGTCTCCGATCTCGATATCGATGTTGCTCATCGCTGAATAGAATGTGTTCGGATTAGCATCGGCCACGTTGTCGTTCGGCGGAACCGATCCCGGCGGAGGAAATGCAATGCGATCCCCAGCGCGCGGTCGCTCGTGTGGCGTCAGGCCCGTGAACATCACCATCACACCTATGCCCTTCTGAAAGCCCGGCGTATTCGGCGGAAGCACGAAAACCGGACGCGTCGCGCCATAACCAATGAGGCGCACGCCCGGCCACAGATAGACCGTTCGCGTGATGGTGTAACGGCCTGCGGGGATAAACACAATGCCTTCTCGTGCTGTGCCCGATGCCTTGTCGATGGCTGCCTGCAGCGTAGCGGAGTTGTCCGCTTTCGTCGCAGGGGCATCCACATAAATGGCCTTGGGATCTTCCAGACGGGTAGTGATAATAGATGCGGCGAAAGCCGCCGGACAAAAACAGAGCGTGACAGCGGCCAGAACAGCTTTCTTCATGGGACTCCCCGGCGGGTCAGGTCTTACGCCGAACTGCGGAATCCAGCATACCGGAACTGTTACGCGAACCTTATCTCGCAGTCGGTGCGCGTGCTAATATCACTCATCCGGCTCGCCTATCGGCTTGAGCCACGGAGGTCGAAATGAGTCCAACCACAAGGCGTAGTTTCCTCAAAACAGGTCTGGCCGCTGGAGCCATGGCGACCGTAGGAACGCTTCCCCTAGCCGCCAAGCGTACTGCGACCGATACCGTGGTGCTGGGTCGGTCAAAGATCGAAGTAACGCGTCTGGCCTTCGGGACCGGGACAGATGGCGGTGCAGTGCAGGCAGCGCTGGGCCAGAAGGAATTCACCAGTCTGGTGCGCTATGCTTACGACCACGGCATCCGCTTCTTCGAGACGGCCGAGGCTTATCAGACACCGGCAATGCTCGGCGAAGCGCTAAAAGGCTTGCCGCGTGATAGCTATCAGCTGATGAGCAAGGTGACCACGTTCCACGAAGGAATCGATCCCCAAGCCAAGTTTGACGAGTTGCGGAACACCTCGAAGACAGAGTACTTCGACATCATGTTGCTTCACTGGCAACACACGGCTGACTGGCCGGAGACCACGAAACGCTGGCAGGATGGAATTCTTGCTGCGCAGCAGAGAAAGATCATCCGCACCCATGGCGCCTCTGTGCACGGGTTGCCTGCGCTGCGCCAGATGCCGGGTACTAATTGGCTCGACGTCGGACTGATCCGCATCAACCACAATGGCGCGCGCATGGACGGGCCAACCTACGAGGACACCAACCACCCCGACAACGTAAGCGAAGTGGTCGACCACATCCACCAGTTAAAGAAGGAAGGACTGGGTGTTATCGGCATGAAGCTGTGCGGCGGCGGCCAGTTCGAGCACAGTCATGACGACCGTGTGAAGGCGATGAGGTTTGCATTCCAGAATGCAGGAGTGGACAGCGCAACGATTGGCTTCAAGAGCACACAAGAGATTGATGAAGCCATCAGCAACATGAACCTGGCACTTGCGTAGTTCAATGAAACAGTACCGGCGAGCGACCTCTCCAGCGTAAGTCGATCACACAATCAGGATTGCCAGCCGCCACCAAGCGCGCTGTAGAGTTGAACGAGGGCAAGTGCTTCGCTCTGTTGCGCGCTGACGAGGTTGAGTTGTGCCGCAAAAAGATTTGAATCGGTCGTCAGGACTTCAAGATATCCGGTTGAGCCGCCCTGGTACCGGATACGAGCAAGCCGCGTCGAATCTTTCGCAGCCGCGACGAGCTTTTCCTGTTGCTCACGATATGCCCGCTGCTTGTTAAGAGCGATCAGAGCGTTGGATACATCTCGAAACGCAGCGGAAATCGTCTTCTCATAGTTGAGGACCATCTCGTCTTTGGTTTCCTTTGATAGCTGAAGCTGACCGCGAAGCTTTCCACCCTCAAAGAGCGGCTGCGTCAGAGAACCAATGCCGTAGATTGTCTTCCCGGCTGGATCAAAAATAGTGGAAAGGCTGTCACCACCGACGCCACCCGACGCGCTGATTGACAGGTTCGGGAAGAACTGCGCTCGCGCGACCCCAATTTGCGCGTTCGCCGAGA
It encodes:
- a CDS encoding aldo/keto reductase encodes the protein MSPTTRRSFLKTGLAAGAMATVGTLPLAAKRTATDTVVLGRSKIEVTRLAFGTGTDGGAVQAALGQKEFTSLVRYAYDHGIRFFETAEAYQTPAMLGEALKGLPRDSYQLMSKVTTFHEGIDPQAKFDELRNTSKTEYFDIMLLHWQHTADWPETTKRWQDGILAAQQRKIIRTHGASVHGLPALRQMPGTNWLDVGLIRINHNGARMDGPTYEDTNHPDNVSEVVDHIHQLKKEGLGVIGMKLCGGGQFEHSHDDRVKAMRFAFQNAGVDSATIGFKSTQEIDEAISNMNLALA